In the Magnetospira sp. QH-2 genome, one interval contains:
- a CDS encoding chemotaxis protein CheW, whose amino-acid sequence MDDLLSEFLTETGENLAVLDVELVKFEQDPNDADILGNIFRLVHTIKGTCGFLGLPRLEKVAHAGENVLGKFRDGTLRVTPDAVTLILECIDTIRGMLDVLERTEEEPDGDDSDLIARLNTLAEGQAAIIKATKEKAAAKSVEPVKPEPEIKPEPVFEPETTPEPIVEADGFPVAAELLAEITAAEAAAPPESPVGEKASEDVSTPSVPAITDSSKPKHNPKEVVAKDPGAKDMSLAAQTIRVNVNLLENLMTLVSELVLTRNQLSQMVRGQDDSEFSVPLQRLSHITTDLQEGVMKTRMQPIGNAWAKLPRIVRDLALEMDKKIHLEMRGAETELDRQILELIKDPLTHMVRNSGDHGLEPTAERVALGKPETGTISLNAYHEGGHIIIEIGDDGKGINTDRVREKILHNGLATENDVLAMTEHQIHQFIFRAGFSTAKKVTSVSGRGVGMDVVRTNIEKIGGTIELKSTTGKGSLFTIKIPLTLAIVSALIVACDGERFAIPQISVLELVRASSKSEHAIEMISETPVLRLRNRLLPLVSLGQLLHLNDQEINVDEDAFIIVTQVGAYTFGIIVDKIFDTEEIVVKPVAPILRDIPFYSGNTILGDGGVIMILDPNGIASASGDVDLAAEEERAAEEEKERLSAEQITSLLVFKAGSEEPKAVPLALVARLEEIDLADVEFSHGLPMIQYRGRLMPLVPCAGSHDQGRTGQQPILVFTEQDRSMGLMVDEIVDIVEDQLDIELPSPMPELIGTAVIAGRATDVIDVGYYLTQAFSDWFGSADQEAYKSSDDQSGHRVLLVDDSPFFRNLLTPLLTMAGYSVVSSENADNALKLLGGDHEFDAIVSDIEMPGMDGFEFTRTLRANPRWAEVPVIALSSHATDQDFDHGREAGFTDYVAKFDRDALVRTLNETLSVLAGGDSSRG is encoded by the coding sequence ATGGACGATCTGCTCAGTGAATTTCTGACAGAGACAGGAGAAAATCTGGCCGTATTGGACGTGGAGCTCGTGAAGTTCGAGCAAGACCCCAACGACGCCGATATTCTTGGCAATATTTTCCGGCTCGTTCATACCATCAAGGGAACCTGTGGCTTTCTTGGGCTGCCACGATTGGAAAAGGTCGCCCACGCCGGTGAAAATGTTCTGGGCAAGTTCAGAGATGGGACTCTGAGAGTCACCCCCGACGCGGTGACCTTGATCCTTGAATGCATCGATACCATCCGTGGCATGCTTGACGTTCTTGAACGAACCGAAGAGGAGCCCGATGGGGACGATAGTGATCTGATCGCTCGCCTGAATACGCTTGCCGAAGGGCAGGCGGCCATTATCAAGGCGACCAAGGAAAAGGCCGCGGCCAAATCGGTTGAACCCGTCAAGCCAGAGCCGGAAATCAAGCCTGAACCGGTCTTTGAACCCGAAACGACTCCCGAGCCGATCGTTGAAGCCGATGGATTTCCGGTGGCTGCGGAATTGCTGGCCGAGATTACGGCGGCCGAGGCCGCCGCGCCACCCGAGTCCCCTGTCGGTGAAAAAGCGTCCGAGGATGTCTCAACGCCTTCGGTCCCGGCTATCACCGACTCTTCAAAGCCCAAACACAATCCAAAAGAGGTCGTGGCCAAGGATCCGGGCGCCAAGGATATGTCTTTGGCGGCGCAGACCATTCGGGTCAATGTAAACCTTCTCGAGAACCTGATGACCTTGGTCAGTGAATTGGTGCTGACCCGCAATCAGTTGTCGCAAATGGTGCGCGGCCAGGATGATTCGGAGTTTTCGGTTCCGCTGCAAAGGCTCAGCCACATCACAACGGACCTGCAAGAAGGGGTGATGAAAACCCGCATGCAGCCCATTGGCAATGCCTGGGCGAAGTTGCCCCGCATTGTCCGCGATCTGGCTTTGGAGATGGACAAGAAAATCCATTTGGAAATGCGCGGCGCTGAAACCGAACTGGACCGACAGATCCTTGAACTGATCAAGGACCCATTGACTCATATGGTTCGCAATTCAGGCGACCATGGTTTGGAGCCCACGGCCGAACGAGTCGCCCTGGGCAAGCCGGAGACCGGAACCATCAGCCTGAACGCCTATCACGAAGGCGGCCATATCATCATTGAAATCGGTGACGACGGCAAAGGGATCAATACCGATCGTGTGCGCGAGAAGATTCTGCACAACGGCCTCGCAACCGAAAATGACGTGCTCGCCATGACCGAGCATCAAATTCACCAGTTTATCTTCCGCGCCGGTTTTTCGACGGCGAAAAAGGTGACGTCGGTTTCGGGTCGGGGCGTGGGCATGGATGTGGTGCGCACCAATATCGAAAAGATTGGTGGGACGATCGAACTGAAATCCACCACCGGCAAGGGATCCCTGTTTACCATCAAAATCCCTTTGACCCTGGCCATCGTATCGGCGTTGATCGTGGCCTGCGACGGGGAGCGGTTCGCCATTCCACAAATCAGTGTGTTGGAATTGGTGCGGGCTTCGTCGAAATCCGAACATGCCATCGAGATGATCAGCGAAACGCCGGTGTTGCGGCTGCGCAACCGGTTGCTGCCCTTGGTGTCGTTGGGCCAGCTTCTGCATCTGAATGATCAAGAGATCAACGTGGATGAGGATGCCTTTATCATCGTGACCCAGGTGGGGGCCTATACATTCGGCATCATCGTCGACAAGATTTTTGATACCGAGGAAATCGTGGTCAAGCCGGTTGCCCCCATTCTAAGGGATATACCGTTTTATTCTGGCAATACGATCCTCGGCGACGGGGGGGTCATCATGATCCTTGATCCCAATGGTATTGCCTCGGCGTCGGGAGATGTGGACCTGGCCGCGGAAGAGGAACGCGCCGCCGAAGAGGAAAAAGAAAGGCTATCGGCCGAACAGATCACCAGCCTGTTGGTCTTTAAGGCCGGTTCAGAAGAGCCAAAGGCCGTCCCCTTGGCTCTGGTGGCGCGGTTGGAAGAGATTGATCTGGCCGATGTGGAATTCAGCCATGGACTGCCGATGATTCAATATCGAGGGCGGTTGATGCCCTTGGTTCCATGCGCCGGTTCCCACGACCAGGGACGCACCGGACAGCAGCCTATTCTGGTCTTTACCGAGCAAGACCGGTCCATGGGACTGATGGTTGACGAAATTGTCGATATCGTCGAGGACCAACTGGATATCGAACTCCCGTCGCCAATGCCGGAACTGATTGGAACGGCGGTGATTGCCGGGCGGGCCACGGATGTGATCGATGTTGGGTATTACCTGACTCAGGCCTTTAGTGATTGGTTCGGCTCCGCCGATCAAGAAGCCTACAAGAGCTCGGATGATCAATCCGGGCACCGGGTCTTGCTGGTGGACGACAGCCCATTTTTCCGCAATTTGCTGACCCCTTTGTTGACCATGGCGGGCTACAGCGTGGTTTCCTCGGAGAATGCCGACAATGCTTTGAAGTTGCTCGGTGGAGACCATGAATTCGATGCCATTGTCAGCGATATCGAGATGCCGGGTATGGATGGGTTCGAATTCACCCGTACCCTGCGCGCGAACCCCCGATGGGCGGAGGTCCCCGTCATTGCCTTGTCTTCCCATGCCACGGATCAGGATTTTGATCATGGCCGAGAGGCGGGATTTACGGATTATGTGGCGAAATTCGACCGGGATGCCTTGGTCCGGACCCTGAATGAAACCCTTTCCGTGTTGGCCGGTGGCGACAGTTCAAGAGGATGA
- a CDS encoding sulfotransferase has translation MLFIVGSPRSGTSWLGKIFDSHKEVIYRHEPDIVQRNRDIPNLVSKDEIPQYEGPAKQYLMELAGVKALRCVGQLPFFKKNYRGPINQALFEAAVIANRALSYIPLSYFREPRYSVPEFKQKPVGDSFLVLKTVSCLGRAPLFAAADPDLKLLHIIRHPCGYVASRMRGDKIKAMKADPFLAFFSEQDEIKNRGWTLEYLQGLSLEEQMAIGWLVYNERVVRQMDGNPNYRYIVYDRLCDDPIAKSKELFESYGLTWDEQTEGFLDQSINHSKANTRYYSVFKDPKKSANKWREELSPEAIDKIQTLLEASPLAKFFQ, from the coding sequence ATGTTGTTCATTGTCGGGAGCCCGCGCTCTGGGACATCATGGCTGGGAAAGATTTTCGACAGCCACAAGGAAGTGATCTACCGGCACGAACCGGATATTGTTCAGCGCAACCGTGATATCCCGAATCTCGTGAGCAAGGATGAGATTCCCCAGTATGAGGGGCCTGCCAAGCAATACCTCATGGAGTTGGCGGGGGTGAAGGCTCTTCGCTGTGTGGGCCAATTGCCGTTTTTCAAAAAGAACTATCGCGGGCCGATCAACCAAGCTTTGTTCGAAGCGGCGGTCATCGCAAACCGCGCGCTGTCTTATATCCCCTTGAGCTACTTTCGCGAGCCGCGGTACAGCGTTCCTGAGTTTAAGCAAAAGCCCGTTGGCGACAGCTTTCTGGTGCTCAAGACTGTTTCTTGCTTGGGGCGGGCGCCGTTGTTCGCCGCCGCCGATCCGGATCTCAAACTGCTGCATATCATCCGCCACCCCTGCGGCTACGTGGCTTCGCGCATGCGGGGCGATAAAATCAAGGCCATGAAGGCGGATCCGTTTTTGGCCTTCTTTTCCGAACAGGATGAAATCAAAAATCGTGGTTGGACTTTGGAATACTTGCAGGGTCTGAGTCTGGAAGAGCAAATGGCTATCGGGTGGCTGGTCTACAATGAGCGGGTGGTTCGGCAAATGGATGGCAATCCCAACTATCGGTACATCGTCTATGATCGGCTGTGCGACGATCCCATCGCCAAATCCAAAGAGCTCTTTGAGTCCTATGGCCTCACCTGGGATGAGCAAACCGAAGGGTTCTTGGATCAGTCGATCAATCATTCCAAGGCAAACACGCGCTACTACAGCGTCTTCAAGGACCCAAAGAAGTCCGCCAACAAATGGCGCGAGGAATTGAGCCCGGAAGCCATCGACAAAATTCAGACTCTTTTGGAGGCCAGCCCGCTCGCCAAATTCTTCCAGTGA
- a CDS encoding MFS transporter translates to MPPSPERLTHEPMLILFIIVFIDLVGFGIIIPLLPFYGEHFHATPDVVGLLMATYSLTQFIAAPYWGRLSDRHGRRPILLLTLGGLALSYVLLAYADTLLLLFVARALGGFMAGNISTAFAYVADITTPANRAKGMGVVGAAFGLGFIFGPAIGGLLAGDDVATADFYTPSMAAAGMSALALLLALFKLKESLSPEIRERLKNRPKRNRISQIREAFLRPVQGRLLLLTFLATFVFAGMETTFAMWSERQYGWGPFQNGILFACVGLLAAAMQGGLVGRLAKIFGESKLVVGGSAIMAMGLGLLPLATELPMLAVSMSLMAGGFSLLQPSLNSLLSLAASEEDQGGAMGIMRSISTLARVIGPAWAGFVFASFGKDWPYFGGAMIAAVVALIALGTLRRPVEPAEASSDA, encoded by the coding sequence TTGCCTCCGTCGCCGGAGCGTCTTACCCATGAGCCCATGCTGATACTCTTTATTATCGTCTTTATCGATCTGGTGGGCTTTGGGATCATCATCCCGCTGCTGCCCTTTTACGGTGAGCATTTCCATGCCACGCCGGACGTGGTTGGCCTATTGATGGCCACCTACTCCCTGACCCAGTTCATCGCCGCGCCCTATTGGGGCCGCCTGAGTGATCGACACGGGCGCAGGCCGATTTTGCTGCTGACCCTGGGTGGATTGGCGCTCTCTTATGTGTTGCTGGCCTATGCCGATACCCTGCTGCTGCTCTTCGTCGCGCGGGCCTTGGGCGGCTTCATGGCGGGCAACATCTCCACCGCCTTTGCCTATGTGGCCGATATCACCACCCCGGCCAACCGGGCCAAGGGCATGGGCGTTGTCGGAGCGGCTTTCGGCCTGGGATTCATCTTCGGTCCGGCCATCGGCGGTCTGTTGGCCGGAGATGATGTGGCCACCGCCGACTTCTATACCCCCTCCATGGCCGCTGCCGGGATGTCTGCTCTGGCCTTGCTGTTGGCCTTGTTCAAGCTCAAGGAATCCCTGTCGCCAGAGATCCGCGAAAGGCTCAAAAACCGGCCCAAGCGCAATCGGATCTCGCAGATCCGCGAGGCCTTCCTGCGCCCCGTCCAAGGCCGTCTGCTGTTGCTGACCTTTCTCGCCACCTTTGTATTCGCGGGCATGGAAACCACCTTTGCCATGTGGTCGGAGCGGCAATACGGCTGGGGTCCGTTCCAAAACGGAATCCTGTTTGCCTGCGTTGGTTTGCTCGCCGCCGCCATGCAAGGCGGTTTGGTCGGGCGGCTGGCCAAAATATTCGGTGAATCCAAGCTGGTGGTCGGCGGATCGGCGATCATGGCCATGGGCCTGGGCCTGTTGCCCTTGGCCACGGAACTGCCGATGTTGGCCGTTTCCATGTCCTTGATGGCTGGAGGGTTCAGCCTGCTGCAACCTTCCCTGAACAGCCTTTTGTCCCTGGCGGCCAGCGAAGAAGACCAAGGCGGCGCCATGGGAATCATGCGCTCCATCTCGACCCTGGCCCGGGTGATCGGCCCGGCCTGGGCCGGTTTTGTCTTCGCCAGCTTCGGCAAGGACTGGCCCTATTTCGGTGGCGCGATGATCGCCGCGGTTGTCGCCTTGATCGCGCTGGGAACCTTGCGGCGCCCGGTTGAACCGGCCGAAGCCTCGAGCGATGCCTAG
- the cyaY gene encoding iron donor protein CyaY: MELSAFETIADTTLGSYAEIIDEAIGDVADVDFQSGILTIELDSGGQYVINKQAPTRQVWVSSPVSGASHFTYEDGVWRATRSDDVLAEMLSKELTDKTGVTVAL, from the coding sequence ATGGAACTAAGCGCTTTCGAGACCATTGCCGACACCACCCTCGGGAGTTATGCCGAGATCATCGACGAGGCCATCGGCGATGTGGCGGACGTGGACTTCCAAAGCGGCATCTTGACCATCGAGCTCGACAGCGGCGGCCAGTACGTGATCAACAAACAGGCGCCAACCCGGCAGGTCTGGGTTTCCTCGCCCGTTAGCGGCGCCAGCCATTTCACTTACGAAGACGGCGTCTGGCGCGCCACCCGCAGCGACGATGTCTTGGCCGAGATGCTGTCCAAGGAACTGACCGATAAGACCGGGGTAACCGTGGCGCTTTAG
- the rpmE gene encoding 50S ribosomal protein L31, which produces MKNDIHPEYHEITVQMTDGSTFTTKSTWGKEGDVLKLDIDAKSHPAWTGVHRLLDSGGQLAKFNKKFSTFGIKN; this is translated from the coding sequence ATGAAGAACGACATTCATCCAGAGTACCATGAGATCACGGTCCAGATGACCGATGGCTCCACCTTCACCACCAAGTCCACTTGGGGCAAGGAAGGCGACGTGCTGAAACTGGACATCGACGCCAAGTCGCACCCGGCCTGGACCGGTGTGCACCGTCTGCTGGATTCCGGCGGTCAGTTGGCCAAGTTCAACAAGAAGTTCTCGACCTTCGGGATCAAGAACTAA
- a CDS encoding TerB family tellurite resistance protein, which yields MLRSLTQALIDFERFDVGNEQLDEVQAAICIMLGRVAHADDDYHDKEHACIRDLLHNKLGITYGGVDQLMRAVRSVSSDSQTSDFGCWHIITGQLDDDEYPEIIRFLWEVAYADGTVKSAESRYITRFADYLDITAEQCEDIRKTAEPS from the coding sequence ATGCTCAGATCTCTCACACAAGCCCTCATCGACTTCGAGCGGTTTGATGTTGGAAACGAGCAGCTTGACGAAGTTCAGGCGGCGATCTGCATCATGCTCGGTCGCGTGGCCCATGCCGATGACGACTATCATGACAAGGAGCACGCCTGTATCCGCGATCTGCTGCACAACAAATTGGGCATCACCTATGGCGGTGTCGATCAGCTGATGCGGGCGGTGCGATCCGTCAGTTCGGACAGCCAGACCAGCGATTTCGGATGCTGGCATATTATTACCGGACAACTGGATGACGATGAATACCCGGAGATTATCCGGTTTCTCTGGGAAGTCGCCTATGCCGACGGCACGGTCAAAAGCGCCGAATCCCGATATATCACCCGTTTCGCCGACTATCTGGATATCACCGCGGAGCAATGCGAGGACATTCGCAAAACCGCCGAACCGTCCTAA
- a CDS encoding Hsp20 family protein, which translates to MTRYDFSPLFRSTVGFDRMQRMMDSALRLDESNAAYPPYNIEKLGEDDYRITMAVAGFAESDIDVVVENDTLTVSGQIESEGDEATYLHRGIATRAFQRRFQLADHIKVSGGSMVDGLLHIDLVHEVPEAMKPRKIEIGAGSAPKIEKKAA; encoded by the coding sequence ATGACTCGCTACGATTTTTCCCCCCTTTTTCGTTCCACCGTCGGCTTTGATCGCATGCAGCGCATGATGGACAGCGCCCTGCGTCTGGATGAGTCCAACGCCGCCTATCCGCCCTACAACATCGAGAAATTGGGCGAGGACGACTACCGCATCACCATGGCGGTGGCCGGGTTCGCCGAATCCGATATCGATGTGGTGGTGGAGAACGATACCCTGACCGTTTCCGGCCAGATTGAAAGCGAAGGCGACGAGGCCACCTACCTGCATCGCGGCATCGCCACCCGCGCCTTCCAGCGCCGCTTCCAGCTCGCCGACCATATCAAGGTCTCCGGCGGCTCCATGGTTGACGGCCTGTTGCATATCGACCTGGTGCACGAGGTCCCCGAGGCCATGAAACCGCGCAAGATCGAGATCGGCGCCGGTTCCGCGCCGAAGATCGAGAAGAAGGCAGCGTAA
- a CDS encoding DUF2892 domain-containing protein: MNRNVGRIDRALRIVAGIVIFFLFFALEPPMHYIGLIGLVPLATGFLGWCPPYSLFGINTCSVDETEPQA, encoded by the coding sequence ATGAACCGCAATGTCGGCCGCATCGACCGGGCCCTGCGTATCGTCGCCGGAATCGTTATCTTTTTCCTGTTTTTCGCCCTGGAGCCGCCGATGCACTATATCGGGCTCATCGGCCTGGTGCCCCTGGCCACGGGCTTTCTGGGCTGGTGCCCGCCCTATAGCCTGTTCGGCATCAACACCTGCTCGGTGGACGAGACGGAACCTCAAGCCTAA
- a CDS encoding DUF1192 domain-containing protein → MDTDDLEPKRPTLAAAPDLSEMSVEALEEYIGDLNAEIERCRAAITRKEAAREGADSVFKF, encoded by the coding sequence ATGGACACGGACGACCTGGAACCCAAACGGCCTACCCTGGCGGCGGCGCCGGATCTTTCGGAGATGTCGGTGGAGGCGCTGGAGGAATATATCGGCGACTTGAACGCGGAGATCGAGCGCTGCCGTGCCGCCATCACCCGCAAGGAGGCGGCCCGGGAAGGCGCGGATTCGGTATTCAAATTTTAA
- the radA gene encoding DNA repair protein RadA, with amino-acid sequence MPKSTTRYVCQQCGASYPKWAGKCEACGAWNSLAEEQAPESAPKGLGKGKGRKIEFVDLDGPAGQTPRAVTGIAEFDRVCGGGLVPGSALLVGGDPGIGKSTLLLQVTAALSAQAPCAYISGEESVDQVRLRAARMGLADAKVQLAAATSVRDIVATLEGPDAPKLAIIDSIQTMYLDNLDSAPGTVGQVRASSHELIRLAKRRGITIVLVGHVTKEGAIAGPRVLEHMVDTVLYFEGDRGHHFRIMRAVKNRFGATDEIGVFEMTEKGLAEVPNPSALFLADHQDDVSGACVFAGLEGSRPVLVELQSLIAPSTMSTPRRAVVGWDSGRLAMLLAVMDARCDLSLSDQEVYLNVAGGLRITEPAADLAVAAALASSVGGKPVPKGTVVFGEVGLSGEVRAVGRADARLKEAAKLGFTRAIIPKRRQKDADKNPEGLTVNEISHLDDLLRLFDN; translated from the coding sequence TTGCCCAAGTCCACCACCCGCTATGTCTGTCAGCAATGCGGCGCTTCCTATCCCAAGTGGGCGGGCAAGTGCGAAGCCTGCGGTGCCTGGAACTCCCTGGCCGAGGAACAGGCGCCGGAATCGGCGCCGAAGGGGCTCGGCAAGGGCAAGGGCCGCAAGATCGAGTTCGTCGATCTGGACGGCCCGGCGGGGCAGACCCCCCGCGCCGTCACCGGCATCGCCGAATTCGATCGGGTCTGCGGCGGCGGACTGGTGCCCGGCTCGGCCCTGCTGGTGGGCGGCGATCCGGGAATCGGCAAATCGACCTTGTTGTTGCAGGTTACCGCCGCCCTCTCCGCCCAGGCCCCCTGTGCCTATATCTCCGGCGAGGAAAGCGTTGATCAGGTGCGCCTGCGCGCCGCCCGCATGGGGCTGGCCGACGCGAAAGTCCAACTGGCGGCTGCCACAAGCGTGCGCGATATCGTCGCCACCCTGGAAGGCCCCGACGCGCCGAAGCTGGCGATCATCGATTCCATTCAGACCATGTATCTGGACAATCTGGATTCCGCGCCGGGCACGGTGGGTCAGGTGCGCGCCTCGTCCCACGAACTGATCCGGCTGGCCAAGCGGCGCGGTATCACCATCGTGCTGGTGGGCCATGTGACCAAGGAAGGTGCCATCGCCGGGCCCCGGGTGTTGGAGCATATGGTCGATACGGTGCTCTATTTCGAAGGCGACCGAGGCCACCATTTCCGCATCATGCGGGCGGTCAAAAACCGCTTTGGCGCCACCGACGAAATCGGTGTGTTCGAAATGACCGAAAAAGGCCTGGCCGAGGTCCCCAACCCCTCCGCCCTGTTCCTGGCCGATCATCAAGATGATGTCTCCGGCGCCTGTGTCTTTGCCGGGCTGGAAGGCTCGCGGCCGGTGCTGGTGGAACTGCAATCGCTGATCGCGCCCTCGACCATGTCCACGCCACGCCGGGCCGTGGTTGGCTGGGACAGCGGCCGTCTGGCCATGCTGCTGGCGGTGATGGATGCCCGCTGCGACCTGTCCCTGAGCGATCAGGAAGTCTATCTCAACGTGGCTGGGGGCCTGCGCATTACCGAGCCGGCGGCGGATCTGGCCGTGGCCGCGGCCCTGGCCTCGTCCGTGGGCGGCAAGCCGGTGCCCAAGGGCACGGTGGTGTTCGGCGAAGTGGGGCTGTCCGGCGAGGTCCGGGCCGTGGGACGGGCCGATGCGCGACTGAAGGAAGCCGCCAAGCTGGGCTTCACCCGGGCCATCATTCCCAAAAGGCGCCAAAAGGACGCTGACAAGAACCCCGAAGGCCTGACCGTCAACGAGATCTCGCACCTGGATGACCTGCTCAGACTGTTTGACAATTAG
- a CDS encoding CvpA family protein codes for MENLPVNAIDIGVALVLLLSGMLAYSRGFVHEVLSIAGWVGAIFITIYGLPHVRPYARELIPVELAADLAAGAMLFIGSLVVLSLVSRALSRGIRDSALNVLDRSLGFLFGLLRGGVLVALAWIALDWAVPPEERPNWLNDARSLPLVVAGAEALKQLVPEDLAAKGKAQADQTRDDVNRAMEAEEVLRQVIDPQPRQGDATDASGYGNRERKALERLIQTNQ; via the coding sequence GTGGAGAACCTGCCGGTCAATGCCATCGACATCGGCGTCGCGCTGGTCCTGTTGCTGTCGGGCATGCTCGCCTACAGCCGGGGATTCGTGCACGAGGTCCTTTCCATCGCCGGTTGGGTCGGTGCCATTTTCATTACCATCTATGGCCTTCCCCATGTGCGCCCCTATGCGCGCGAACTGATTCCGGTGGAATTGGCCGCCGATCTGGCTGCCGGCGCCATGCTGTTTATCGGCAGCCTCGTGGTTCTGTCCCTGGTCTCACGCGCCCTATCCAGAGGCATTCGCGATAGCGCCCTGAACGTGCTCGACCGCTCGCTGGGTTTTCTGTTTGGTCTATTGCGCGGCGGCGTCCTGGTGGCCCTGGCCTGGATCGCCTTGGACTGGGCGGTCCCGCCCGAGGAACGCCCCAACTGGCTGAATGATGCCCGCTCGCTGCCCTTGGTGGTGGCCGGAGCCGAGGCCCTGAAGCAACTGGTGCCCGAAGATCTGGCCGCCAAGGGCAAAGCCCAGGCCGATCAAACCCGCGACGATGTCAACCGCGCCATGGAAGCCGAGGAAGTGCTGCGTCAGGTGATCGACCCTCAGCCCCGTCAGGGCGATGCCACGGATGCCTCGGGATACGGCAACCGCGAACGCAAGGCCCTTGAGCGCCTCATTCAAACCAACCAGTAA
- the purF gene encoding amidophosphoribosyltransferase has translation MSDSPMDQFLPDDRPREECGVFGIYGHKDAAQLTALGLHALQHRGQEAAGVVTCDQGHFYTHRALGLVGDHFSSQAVMDPLVGQMAIGHVRYSTTGDTLLRNVQPIFADFAFGGMAIAHNGNLTNARAVRKTLVARGCLFQSTMDTEIIIHLVAISLYTTVVDRMIDALRQLEGAYSLVALTRKKLIGVRDPLGVRPLVIGKLGDSLILTSETCALDIIGAEFIRDVEPGEIVVIDENGLRSIKPFGSSKQRFCIFEYVYFARPDSVMEGHNVYGVRKQIGKELARESHVEADMIVPVPDSGVPAALGYAEESGIPFDLGIIRNHYVGRTFIEPTDRIRHLGVRLKHNANAAYLAGKRVVLVDDSIVRGTTSIKIVEMVRSAGAAEVHMRISSPPTNNSCFYGIDTPKKEQLLASQMDLEAMAKHIGVDSLAFLSFDGLYRAVGESGRDPESPCYCDACFTGEYPTKLTDHSDSNGMPEQLTLLTESR, from the coding sequence ATGTCCGACAGCCCCATGGACCAATTTCTCCCCGATGACCGCCCGCGCGAAGAATGCGGGGTCTTTGGAATTTATGGTCACAAGGATGCCGCCCAACTGACCGCCCTCGGCCTGCATGCTCTGCAACATCGCGGACAGGAAGCCGCGGGCGTGGTGACCTGTGATCAGGGACATTTCTATACCCATCGCGCCTTGGGATTGGTGGGCGACCATTTCAGCAGCCAGGCGGTGATGGATCCATTGGTCGGCCAAATGGCCATCGGCCATGTGCGCTATTCCACCACCGGCGACACCTTGCTGCGCAACGTTCAGCCCATTTTCGCCGATTTTGCCTTCGGCGGCATGGCCATCGCTCATAACGGCAACCTGACCAACGCCCGCGCCGTGCGCAAGACCCTCGTCGCCCGCGGTTGCCTTTTCCAGTCCACCATGGATACCGAAATCATCATCCATTTGGTGGCCATCAGCCTCTATACCACCGTTGTGGACCGCATGATCGATGCCCTGCGACAGTTGGAAGGCGCCTATTCCCTGGTCGCCCTGACCCGCAAGAAGCTGATCGGTGTGCGTGACCCGCTGGGCGTTCGGCCCCTGGTCATCGGCAAGCTGGGCGACTCCCTCATTTTGACTTCCGAGACCTGCGCCCTGGACATTATCGGCGCCGAGTTCATCCGCGACGTGGAACCGGGCGAGATCGTGGTTATCGACGAGAACGGCCTGCGCAGCATCAAACCTTTCGGCTCTTCCAAGCAGCGGTTCTGTATCTTCGAGTACGTCTATTTTGCCCGCCCAGACAGCGTCATGGAAGGCCACAACGTCTATGGCGTGCGCAAACAGATCGGCAAGGAACTGGCCCGCGAGAGCCATGTGGAGGCCGACATGATCGTCCCGGTACCCGACAGCGGCGTCCCGGCGGCACTGGGCTATGCGGAAGAATCAGGAATCCCCTTCGACCTGGGCATCATCCGCAATCATTATGTGGGGCGCACCTTCATCGAGCCGACCGACCGCATCCGGCACCTGGGCGTGAGACTGAAGCATAACGCCAATGCCGCCTATTTGGCGGGCAAGCGGGTGGTTTTGGTGGATGATTCCATCGTTCGGGGAACCACGTCGATCAAGATTGTCGAGATGGTCCGGTCCGCCGGGGCGGCGGAGGTGCATATGCGAATCTCCAGCCCACCAACCAACAATTCCTGTTTCTACGGCATCGATACGCCGAAAAAGGAACAGCTTTTGGCCTCGCAGATGGATCTGGAGGCCATGGCCAAGCATATCGGCGTCGATAGCTTGGCGTTCCTTTCCTTTGACGGCCTCTATCGCGCGGTCGGGGAATCCGGTCGTGATCCAGAGTCGCCTTGCTACTGCGATGCCTGTTTCACCGGCGAATATCCGACCAAGCTGACCGATCACTCGGATAGCAACGGCATGCCGGAACAACTGACACTGCTCACCGAAAGCCGCTGA